The following are encoded in a window of uncultured Ilyobacter sp. genomic DNA:
- a CDS encoding Gx transporter family protein gives MAKNKREGYLIALVLIALYFSLLENLIPKPFPWMKLGLSNLATIIALEKFDKKMAFEVVGLRIMIQGLMLGTLFTPGFFVSLTAGTASTGVMVFLYNFRKNLSLMAISSFSAVVHNITQLFVVYFLMFRNIDVYTKSILSFILIFLALGWLSGMVTGYLGERLNLRRRIKN, from the coding sequence GTGGCAAAGAATAAAAGAGAGGGCTATCTGATTGCATTAGTTTTGATAGCCCTTTATTTTTCTCTTCTTGAGAATCTAATACCGAAACCATTTCCTTGGATGAAGCTAGGATTATCAAATCTAGCAACAATAATAGCTCTCGAAAAATTTGACAAAAAGATGGCCTTTGAAGTGGTAGGGCTCAGGATAATGATACAAGGTCTAATGCTTGGAACCCTCTTTACTCCTGGATTTTTTGTGAGTTTAACTGCAGGAACAGCCAGTACAGGAGTAATGGTATTTTTATATAATTTCAGAAAAAATCTTAGTCTGATGGCAATAAGTTCTTTTTCAGCTGTGGTACATAATATAACACAGCTTTTTGTAGTTTACTTTCTGATGTTTAGAAATATAGATGTTTACACTAAATCAATACTAAGTTTTATATTAATTTTTCTCGCTCTCGGATGGCTTTCTGGAATGGTGACAGGTTATCTCGGAGAGAGACTGAATTTGAGAAGGAGGATAAAAAATTGA